Genomic window (Pseudovibrio brasiliensis):
CTGACGGGCAATCGCCCTCATTTCCAACTCATCCCAGGCACTCATCAGCTCTTTAAAACTACGGATCTGATCATTTGACGCTGAGATACTTGCTCGATCTGAGGACCCAAACGCCTTGAGCATGATTTCTGCCAGAACCTCTTCTGCAGTCTCGTCCTGAACACAACCACTGGTCCTGGCCAGATAAATGAGTCCCAACTCAATCTTCTCTTCTGCAACATCAAACATCTTCGTAGCTATAGAGAAGACCGGCGCAGGTGGTAACACATCTTTGACGATGCCATTGATGCGCGTCAGTTCACCAAAACTCAAAGGCACGTCTGATGGTTCTCCTTCACCAAACAGCTCTTTGAGGATCAACTCCCTGTACTCCACAACATCACAGTCATGGGCCTTGATCTGGTTTTCAATCAACACCACAAAATCGAACCAACTGCCCGCATCTTCAAGATCAAGCTTTTGCTGCTTAAGCGCTTCAATTTTGCGGGTCACAAATGAGCCTTTAAACCCAAGCTTCCAAAGCGGAGTAAACCAGCTGAAAGCCCGAGGTTTCACCAGCTTGGTTTGAAAGACAAGCTCATCCTCACTTCGGGCACGTGCCTTCTTCAGCGGCGGGATAAGTAGATCGGACTTCTTGATTTTCAGATTCAATTCACTGCTGAGAAGTCCACTCAGCAGGTCGTCCAGTGTTGGCCTTGATGGAAGAACAAGGTCAATCATAAAGCATCATTCCAGTTGTTTTTTGTTATTGATTTGGTGCGGTTTGTGAGCTGCTCACAGTGCGAACCGCATGCGCATTTTTGCTTTGATACGCCCGGTCAAAAGCGTGCACTTTCACCCGGCGCTCAGCACGTTTTTCTTCCTCACTCCGGCGCTCAAGAGCATCCTCTTCAGCACCAGCAAACGGATCCTCAACCTGAACTTCCATCCCACCTTCGCTTGCAGGATCACTCTCCTCTCCAAGTGGAGTGATCTTGGCAGCTTTGGTTTTCAGCTTGTCGCGGCTGTAGGCTTTGTCCCGCACCGCCTCATCCTCATCAGGACCACCAGTCTCGACCTCCCCTTTCTCATCAAGAAGGTCACGGGATTGCTGAAGGGAGAGTTCAGATGCAGCAGCTTCATTCATGCTGTTAAAGACAGCCTCATAAGTCGGCTGCTCCTCATGCGGCATCTCTGGTTGAGAGCCATCCATCGGATGAACCTCATCACCATGGCCGTGATCATCAGTTGGCTGCACTGTGTCGTCCAGCGAAGGACGTGTATCTAGATAATCATCCAGATCCCGCTTGCCCACGCCGGCATACGTAAAGCGGAAATTGTCATCGCTGACATAACGCATCTGGTCCCCGGCAAGCTGAAAACCGAGAGACGACATCAGCAACGCACTGGAAACCCCAACGGTTGCCTTTGGCTCCTCTTTGATTGAAGGCGGCAAGGACACCGCAGAGCTCTGGCTCTTGAGATAAGAACTCAGGTTCCTCAAAGAAGAGAATTTCAAACCTCTTGGATCGCTCTTTTCTTCTTCATAGACAAACTGAGAAATATAGCTGATGGCCTCTTCAAAACGATCCTGCCGCTGCTCGCGCGCATGCTCATAAAGGCTCTGCGCCGCTTCATTCCGGAGCAGCTGATAGAACACATTCCAGTTGGAAACCTTCTGCTCAGGCCTTTCAGCTTTGTTCTGCAAAAAGCGAGTGTGCCGCGTCACCGCGCGGCAAAGGCCAAGCACCTTTTCGCTCAAGCCATCTTTATTGTCCTGAGACACAGTCGCCTTGTAGAGCACCTCACCATTCTTGCTGGCGCTCTTGGTCAGGCTCACCCGCGCATCCGGAACCGATTTGCCCGAAATCGCAGCTTCAAGACGCGCAATAACGTTGGTGTAACGATCATTTTGAGAAAAGAGAATTTCTGTCATGGTGGCCCGCCCGGTACAGACAATCGCCTCTGACCCTCCTCGGCATCAGATGACTGGCGTTGCCTTATGTTTTGAAAAGGAAATTGCGGCCCGATGGGGATGGGCCGACGTGCTTAAAGGCTGATCAGTGTTGCAGGTTCAAATGTGTCCTGCGTCAGATCATCGGATGAGGCTTCAGCCTGAGCACCCATTTCACGCACGATCTTCAGCCAACCGGCAGAAACATCAGCAAATGCCAGCACAAACTTGGCCAGCTTATCAGCGTCCCAGGCCACAGCGCGCAGATCGTTGTGCATCACGAGAGCATCATTTTCGATGAGAACCAGACGCATCCCACCGGACTGAAAGCTTTGAGTGTTGTAGACGAGAACAAGCTCAAGAATACGGTCTCGTTGAACCGGTGTCAGCTCGCACAGACAGGCGGAAACGCAGATGCGATCACTGTCCGGAACGAGTTTGAATTTCAGAGAAAAAGCATCCAGGTCAACAATACGAATAGATTGATCCTGTTCATCTTCTTTTGGCTCAACACCTAATATCTGACATGCATCATTGAGCAATTTCTCGAGCATGATGGGACTCCGCTTCCTTACTTTCTTAGCCATGACATTGCCAGAAAGCGGAGCAACCTAAAGTGTCAAACGATACAGTTTGAATAAGATACAATCGCAATTAGCATTTATTTTTCCGCCGGTTATGTAAGCACTTACAAGCCGCACAAAATGAATTTCCCTCACCGGTCTACAACTTAAAACAGAAATCCCCCAGAACGCGAAAGCACTCCGGGGGATAGGTATTGCAGCTGTCGCTAACCTTAGAAAGTTGAAAGCTCGCGGCGCAGTTTCTGCGTAATGTTTTGCAGCTCAGACTGCTTGCGAACAACACGCGGTGTGATCATCACCAGCAGTTCCGTCCGCCGTGTGTCGTTTGTGGTGTTCTCTTTGAACAACTCACCAAACACAGGGATCTTGCGCAGGATCGGCACACCGGACTCACCATTCTCTTTACGTTCCTGAATGAGGCCACCCAGCAAAATGGTACGGCCAGATTCAACAACGATGTCCGAGTTGATGGTACGTGTAGCAATCGTTGGTGTCAGTGAACCTTCTTCAGTCTTGTTCTGTACCACGTTACTCACCTCCTGCTGGATCTGCAGCAGCACGGAGTTGTTGGAGCGAATGTTCGGCTCAACCTGCAAAACAATACCAGTGTCTTTCACGTCCACTTCATTGGTCACAGTCACATTGCCATCATTACTGGAAGACTGACTGCGGGACGCAAACGGCACCTGATCACCAATCACAAGACGCGCTTTACGACCATCCAGAACGGTCAAGTAAGGAGAAGAAATCACCTTAACCTTCGTGATGTTCTGCAGTGCCTTCAACACCACATCAACACCAACAGTATTCAGAGAAAGTGCACCACCAGCCGCTTTGGTTGGACGGGACGCACCATCAGCCACAGCACCAATGCCACCTGAAAAGTTGCCCTTGGCCAGATACCACTGCACACCGTAGGACAGGTTATCATTGATGTTCACTTCCGCAATGGTCGCTTCAATCACCACCTGAGAAAGCGGCAGATCAAGTGCCTGCACCACATCCCGGATGTGCTTGAACTCTTTATAGGTAGAGTTCACCAGCAATGCATTGTTACGGCTGTCGGCCACAATGCCAACTTTACTGCCCACCGCAACACGATTGCTAGGAGCATCAGTCAAACCATCAAACAGCTTGTTAGCATTGCTGAAGCGGTTATTGATGGAATCCTCAACTGGCCCGGCAGACTCACCATTTGCAGAAACCGGGAACTTGCGTGCAGAAGAACCATTCCCACGAGAAGCCTGCTGACGCTGCTCAACTGGCGGCGCAGCAACACCACTACCACCCTCACCTTCAAGGATCTGCGTCAGCTGTGTCGCGATCTCGTTCGCAGGCAGGTACTTCAGAGTGATGATACGAACCTTCGGAGTATCCAGCAGGTTATAGTCTACCTCTTTCGTAATCCGGCGTACGCGCTGCAACATTTCACGGCTTTGCACCGCGACTAACAATGACTGCTGCGTTTCCAGCGGAATGATCGTCAGCGGTGAGGTCAGCTGATTGGGATAAAGCTGCTGGAACAGAGTAGTAATCTGTTTCGCCACCTGGCTCGCAGAGCTCTGCTGCAAACGCAAAACAGAAACAATCGTCTTGTCATTGTCGCGATTATAAAGGCTGTTCACCAGCTCCTCTGCCGCCCCAATATCTTCAGGACGTGCGCGAATAGCGATCTTGTTGGAACCTTCCACCGCAACAGCAGAAGCACCAGCTGGCAGAATAGCTTGCAAAACCTTCGCCGCATCATCAGAGGATGCAGAACGGACTGGCAGAATGCGCAGCTTCAGATCACCAGCAGAACCAACACCGGAAAACTGCTCAATCGCCTGAATGGTCTCAGGTCGGCCAATATGGAAGATCTGGTCAATCAGCTTCAGGATGTAACCATTACGCCCAAGCAGAACACGCACCAAAGACAACATCTGATCTTTGGCGATAGGATTTTCTGTCTGGAAAGTAACCGTGCCTTCCAGAGGCTCATCAATCACATAGTTGACCTGAAGAATGCCACCCAGCGTCTGCTGAATGAAATACTCCAGCGATTCACCGCGGAAGTTCAGTCGCACCACATCAGAGGTTGCCTTGGCATCACTTGATTGAGCAACACGGATTTCCTGACGGTTGGCACTATTAAGACGAGCATCAGCCAGCAGAACCTTGGCTTCTTCATCATTGAAGAAGAACGCTGTTCCCGGCCTGCCCTGCGCCGCATTTTCACTGTTCACCCAACGGGTGTTGATCGAACGACCCAGAGTACCACGTGAGTGAGATGCCAGTCGCGGTTGGCCTGAAAGGGCAAGATGAACATCACGCTGGTTCTCTTCTGAAAAGAAATATTGCAGCTGTTCTGTAAGCCCCGCTGGCGGAGCTGTGTCTTCCCATTCCTGATCAGCCGGCTGGGTCGTTGTACAGCCCAGCAGGATCACGGCAATTGAAAATACGCCTGCTGTCTTGCGCAGCATTGAACTTAGTTTAGCACCAATCATTTCAAACCTATGCGTTCAGCACAAGCGCCCAACACGAGCCCCGGGGCTAAACGAACCCGGGGCAATCGCACATGTGCTGCCCGAACTTTTCTCGATTAAGTTAGACGCGGCCATTATCCAACAGCAGCTGAACTCTTCCGGTTGTATCAGTTGCGTCTTGTCCACCCACAGACTGCTCTGCCACAGAAAGCGACTTGGAGATGGAGTTGGATACAAAGCCGACCAGACGCAGCGCATACTCAGCTTCAAGAAGGGTCATGAGTGCCTTCTCGTCTTTCACACGCTCATCAGCCAGCTCACGCACTTCTTTGCGCAGCTCTTCAATGACAGTGTGGCGCTGATCAAACTCAGGCTTGGTTGCATTGAGTTTAGTCGCCGCATCCGTCAAAATCCCTTCCAGAGTAGATTGACCGCTCTCATCCATCTCGCCAGTCTTTGGTGCACCGGCCATCTCTTCAAGCGCAGTGCGCAGCAAGGACTGAACGGCATCACTCTCGCTGAGGTCTTCCAGCTTCACGTCAAGCTGCGCGACAGTGTCAGCAATCGCAGTTTCCACTTCACCGATGGATGTGTTGATCTGCGCAATCTCACCATTCAGACGCGCAACCTCTTTCGGATCCTGAATAAGCTCACTATCCGGATCATCAGGGTCGCTCGGCACAGTCGCTGGCAGGTTCGCCAACTCGTCCTGCTTGGAGGCAAGGCTGGTTTGCAGATCAGACAACTGGCCTTCCTGTTCCTGCTGCTGCAGATCCAGCGCCTCAATGTCAGCAGCAATATCTTCCTGCAGCGCCAGCGATTGCAGCAGTTCAGAACGTGCAGAGCGAACCTTTTCAGATTGCCCAATCAGGTTCTGCTCTTTCAATGAAGCCTGAATTTCTTCAAAGCGCGCAACGACCTGCCCAACAAGCACCTCAAGGTTTGCTGTGTCTGGCGGTGGCTGCAAACCAAACGCTGCTGAAACGCCAACTGAAAGGAGCTGACTGGCAGACGGAATAGATTCAACACTCTTGGCCGCCACCGGACGATCAAGCTGGATATTGCCATCTATTGCGTTGGATACAGGTGTAGAACCAATCGATGATACTGCAGTCATGTCAGACTCCTTGAATTATCTCCACCTATATGTCGCAGATAACCCAGCGGTCATGTTGTGCCTTAAAACACAGAGCCCGCCCTCTAATGGACATTATTGGGGTAATTACGGAGTGAAATAATCGTTACTGTCATGTGTGTGCTGAACGTACAACACCTGCAGCATCCAACTGATGCAAAACAAAGAATAAGATCGACTATAGATCAAAGGAACGGCTTCACCTCTGAACATCAGATCAAACCGGCCCATCATCTCCAGTGGTCGCATCCTGCTTCGCAAGCGCCGCTCTCAGAGCTGACAAAACACCATCCGTGAGCAGCATGAAAGCATAGGCATACCCAGGTCGCCGCTTGTGCTCACTCAGCCTTGGCAGCTGGGTATATAGCCTTTGCAGCAGATGATACCGGTTTTCAATCTTGGCAATCAGTTCATGAAGGTCAGTCGGAGAGGAAGACCCGACCGAAAACATCTCCAAGCCAACCCGTGTTTCATCCGAGAACGTCAGGCTCGGTTTTTCGTAGGCAAACCAACGGGATAAATCAAACTGCGCGCTGTATTTCAGATAAAGATGTTCAGCATCCCGCAATCGATTAACCGTCTGGACGGCGCGCTGAGAATACTCAAAACTATGATCTTTGGGCAGCACTCTGGTGCGCGCCAGTTCAGTGCCATACTGCAGCGCCAACTGCCGCTCGACCGACATACTACCCGAACCGCGCGGCTTCACAGCCTCAATCCTGCGCGCAGATTTCAGCAAGCCCACGGTAAATGACAGGTCCCGATACAGGATCCCGATATCGCCGGAAATCTTGGAATATTTCTCTGCCTGCAACGGAGCTGTCAGCTCAACAATCCCGTTTTCATCCTCACCCAGCTCATAGGGCAGATGCAGATATCCGGAGGTTGCGATCATGAGGCATCGCTGTCGCGCACCGCAGCTTTCTTCTGCGCTTCCAGCGCGTAGGCAAGGCGCTTGGAATAGTCGATCAGGCTAGGCACTGGCCGCGTCTTCATCAGTTTATAGAAACGCACCAACTCGGAGGTCGCTTCATCCAGCTTGCGGGACCACAACCAATGCTCAGCCAACCGAAGCGCCACAGCGGGATTGACCTCATCAACCAGCCTTGCCTGACGAAGCGAAGTCTCAACCTCATCACCACCTAGCGGCCAACTCGAATGGCTCAAAGCCAATCCCAGCCAATATTCAGCATTCTTAGGGTTAAGCAAGCAAAGCACTTTGAACTGCTCTTCAGCAGAAGCCTTCTGCTGCAAATGCAAGGCTTGATACGCAAACTGATAAAGCACTTTCTCCAGCTTACCATCAGCATTGAGAGCTACCGAAAGCCCCTGCCCTGAGCGCAGAGCATCAAGCACAGCACGTGCACTCACATCGCCGCCACCAAGCGCTTGGAAGACCGCATCAAGATCAACCTCAACATCAGTTGGCAACTCGTCAGAAGCCGGAGCATTTTGTGTAGCAGGTGCTTGTGACATCGTTTGTCCCCGGCCTCAGATTTTTGTGAAAGTATCAGTACAAAGACGCTAAGCGTTGTTCAGACCAGACAGCAGCTTTTGAGCCGCCTGATGGATCTCAGCATCCTTACGTTCCAAAACGTACTTCAGCGTATCTTCCAAATCTTCTTTTGCCTCAGTGATATGACCGAGAGCAAGACAAGCAACGCCAGAGAAGTAGTATGGACGCGGATTGGTAGGATCGAGCACCATTGCAGCAGAGGCTGCCTGAACAGCAAGCGTGTACTGCTGTAGCTGCACTGCGCAGTTTGCCAGACCAAGCTGAACATCAACATTGATCGGCTCAAGCAAAACCAGACCGGTATAGATCTCAAGAGCCTTCTCTGTCCGGCCAGTATCCATCAACCCCTTGGCCATCACCAGCCCCGGATTGATATCGTCTTTTGTCAGCCCCAAACTCCGGCCAATCGCACCCTTTGCAATTGCCTTAATGTCTTCTTCTGGAGATTTGCCCAGTTCTGGAACAAGCTCAGTCATAACGTGCCTCTTTGCGACTCTAAAATTAGTTTGTTTTGAAGGATATCGGCGCGCTTAAAGGTGAAACACCATTGCGCCATCCAGCTCATCAGAGAGCGTCGTCTGCCCCGCGCCCAACAATGGATTGCTGGCATATCCACCTGCATCAGCTGAAACCAACGGCTGATAAAGACTCACAACCGACAGCAGCTCTTCAACCAGCACTGTCAGCTTGTCCAAATCCGTGTATCCACGACAGCTCACGGAAAGCACCAATTCCTCTGCGCCTTCGCTAGTCTTGCGTAGGTTTGCCAGACACCGGAATTGAGAGAGACAAGCCAGATTGAGATGCAGGATCTCCTCGATCTGCCGGTTTCGCGCTCCAACCGTTTCACTCAGCGCGCCAATCACAGTGGTGACATCTATGCCCCCACCATCAAGCGCGTCTGAAAACACAAGTTGAACCCCGTCAACATTCATTGAAGTGGTGTTCTGCTCGGAGAATATCGGAGCACCCAACCCCAGCTTTCGCCAGAGCTTATCCAAGCACCCTGAGTAGTTTATGGCGAACACGAGCAATCCTCTCTGAGATGCGCAAGATCAACAGCCAACCAGCAAACGCAGAAAAACAGGTGTGCGTTGAGGGTAATAAACGCACACCTGCTTTTTCGGCTTAACCGCGAGTAATCGCAGCCGCCCGTTCGTTTTCGATTTCCCGGGATTCTTTCAGGAACTGAATGATCGCGCGAATGATGTCATCCAGAGCTTTCTGGATAGATTCAGCCTGATCATTCTCCTTACGAACCTCCTCTGCCGCAGCAGCCAGTTCTTGAGAAATCGCTTCATCTTCTTTTGCATTCGCCTGAGTAAACGCACTCGCACCTTGAGACGCTGTATTACCCAGAGTGTTCGCAACACCACCAATCGTAGCAATGGACTGCGCACGGGAACCAGATGCACTCGCAACAGCATCAAAGCCTTTTGCCTGAGACCGGAAGTCACCTGCGCGCTGAGAATAGAAGTCACCCAGCTTGCCGCCTTTACCTGGCGCAACGTCCGCAGCTTTGGCATCCATCTTCGCTGCCTGCGAGTTCGCATTGGCTGAGTTCTTCGCAGCACCCAGACCTTTGGCAGCACTACCAATCGCAACAGCAGACATCACGATGGAAACAGCGGAAGAAACAACAGTCACAACAAGACTGATGATCGCACCCGTACGGGTCTCTTCAGCTGCATCACGGCTCTTGCCAGCCTGTGCGTGCATCTGCGTCTTCACAGTTTCACGCGCAATCAAGCGAGATTCCAGCTCATTGTTGCGCTGGTTGATGGCAGACTTGAACAGCGCCTGCGCAATCAGACGGGACAAGTTACCAGTGCTGTCGATCTCATCCAGAGAACCGATTGCAACAGTCGCAGCTTCCAGACGCCCCAGAACTTCATCAGTGGTCGCCTGATCAAACTCTGCACTTGCTGCAAACTGCGGCAAGGAGACGAGAGACAGGAAAGTACCGTGATGCTCTGGCGGTAAAGTTGCCAGACGTGCTTCTACACTCTGCTGAAACTTTGTTGCACGCTCTTCAGAAACAGCAAGTTTGCCGTCCTGAAAAAAACTCGGCGGCAGATAGTCACGATTGTAATTAGTACCTACAGTTGCGTTCATAAATACCTCCTCTTAGCCTGCAAACTTTGTTCTGCTCAATGTGTCAGCACGCTCATTCATGGAGCTCACAGTTCCATCCAGCGCGTCTGCGAACTGCTCACCAGCCTTCGTCAGAATTGCCAGCAACTGGTCAATGATCTGACTGAGCAACTGAATAAACGCATCAAGATCTGTGGCATCTGCCTGCAGTTCTTTTGCCTGTGCAGCATCCTGACTTGCGGTGTAAGAAACCGCACCAGCGGCAATGGAACCTGCACTACTACCGATCTGAATGATCGCGGACGTGATGGAAGAGATCGCCTGGATCATCGCACCAACACTGCCGGCTTGGGCACCAGGAATGAAGAAGGACGCAGCAGCCATAACGATACCAACAACGGCACCAACCACCTTCATCGCAATATCCACCTTCATGATGGTATCTTCATCAGCTCCGGCGGCGGCAGCTATGTGCCCGGCGATACTTCGTCCCGTGGCCGCTTGCACCGTGGCATCAATGGCCATGGCAAGCTGCACCACCCCGGCAGCAATCATAAACGCCCCGACAACCTGAAGGCCTGGAATAACCGCCAGAATACTACCAGCCACAATGGAGATCGCCGCCGCAATCCACTG
Coding sequences:
- a CDS encoding type III secretion system chaperone — its product is MLEKLLNDACQILGVEPKEDEQDQSIRIVDLDAFSLKFKLVPDSDRICVSACLCELTPVQRDRILELVLVYNTQSFQSGGMRLVLIENDALVMHNDLRAVAWDADKLAKFVLAFADVSAGWLKIVREMGAQAEASSDDLTQDTFEPATLISL
- the gspD gene encoding type II secretion system secretin GspD — translated: MIGAKLSSMLRKTAGVFSIAVILLGCTTTQPADQEWEDTAPPAGLTEQLQYFFSEENQRDVHLALSGQPRLASHSRGTLGRSINTRWVNSENAAQGRPGTAFFFNDEEAKVLLADARLNSANRQEIRVAQSSDAKATSDVVRLNFRGESLEYFIQQTLGGILQVNYVIDEPLEGTVTFQTENPIAKDQMLSLVRVLLGRNGYILKLIDQIFHIGRPETIQAIEQFSGVGSAGDLKLRILPVRSASSDDAAKVLQAILPAGASAVAVEGSNKIAIRARPEDIGAAEELVNSLYNRDNDKTIVSVLRLQQSSASQVAKQITTLFQQLYPNQLTSPLTIIPLETQQSLLVAVQSREMLQRVRRITKEVDYNLLDTPKVRIITLKYLPANEIATQLTQILEGEGGSGVAAPPVEQRQQASRGNGSSARKFPVSANGESAGPVEDSINNRFSNANKLFDGLTDAPSNRVAVGSKVGIVADSRNNALLVNSTYKEFKHIRDVVQALDLPLSQVVIEATIAEVNINDNLSYGVQWYLAKGNFSGGIGAVADGASRPTKAAGGALSLNTVGVDVVLKALQNITKVKVISSPYLTVLDGRKARLVIGDQVPFASRSQSSSNDGNVTVTNEVDVKDTGIVLQVEPNIRSNNSVLLQIQQEVSNVVQNKTEEGSLTPTIATRTINSDIVVESGRTILLGGLIQERKENGESGVPILRKIPVFGELFKENTTNDTRRTELLVMITPRVVRKQSELQNITQKLRRELSTF
- a CDS encoding tetratricopeptide repeat protein — protein: MTELVPELGKSPEEDIKAIAKGAIGRSLGLTKDDINPGLVMAKGLMDTGRTEKALEIYTGLVLLEPINVDVQLGLANCAVQLQQYTLAVQAASAAMVLDPTNPRPYYFSGVACLALGHITEAKEDLEDTLKYVLERKDAEIHQAAQKLLSGLNNA
- the sctE gene encoding type III secretion system translocon subunit SctE, with product MELPKGLGLGLNSNSLGDIFDTTSEMTGKAGDVKGAGKVGPGALASVGGTPMIATIAFAQHITRLSNSLTQVGSDTPLTTSSFQDIEVLVASVLDKMQGTQEAVEKNKVSLTQAKQKGALQDKAIKLEESIRKQEEAEKKQKGLSIWQKISLAFQWIAAAISIVAGSILAVIPGLQVVGAFMIAAGVVQLAMAIDATVQAATGRSIAGHIAAAAGADEDTIMKVDIAMKVVGAVVGIVMAAASFFIPGAQAGSVGAMIQAISSITSAIIQIGSSAGSIAAGAVSYTASQDAAQAKELQADATDLDAFIQLLSQIIDQLLAILTKAGEQFADALDGTVSSMNERADTLSRTKFAG